Proteins encoded together in one Xenopus laevis strain J_2021 chromosome 6L, Xenopus_laevis_v10.1, whole genome shotgun sequence window:
- the LOC121394591 gene encoding protein kinase C delta type-like has translation MSLKKTLCAKLCNHMFSAICACSYFAFCFFNQRHALLAMEYVSGGTLRNVIRNAGQLEKDLVTFYAAELVCGLQFLHSKGIIHRDLKPANVLVTNEGHIKIVDFGLAAEGVFGKKKIKGAKGTLPFMAPEVCDCDLI, from the exons ATGTCTCTAAAAAAGACACTTTGTGCAAAACTTTGTAATCACATGTTTTCAGCCATATGTGCTTGtagttattttgccttttgtttcttTAACCAGCGGCATGCTCTGCTCGCTATGGAGTATGTCAGTGGAGGGACCCTAAGAAATGTCATCAGGAATGCCGGCCAGCTAGAGAAGGACTTAGTAAC ATTCTACGCAGCAGAACTGGTGTGCGGCCTGCAGTTTCTCCACTCTAAAGGGATTATTCATCG GGATCTTAAACCAGCTAATGTCCTGGTAACCAACGAGGGACATATAAAGATCGTCGACTTTGGTTTGGCAGCTGAGGGcgtgtttggaaagaaaaaaatcaagggcGCAAAAGGAACACTGCCCTTTATGGCTCCAGAGGTATGTGACTGTGATTTAATTTAA
- the LOC108705833 gene encoding calcium-independent protein kinase C-like → MAIKVIKKSEKTNMSDIITEARVLKTAAGCPYLCQGHGSFQTQRHALLAMEYVSGGTLRNVIKNAGQLEKDLVT, encoded by the exons ATGGCCATCAAGGTCATCAAGAAGAGCGAAAAGACCAACATGTCCGACATCATCACTGAGGCCCGGGTACTGAAGACGGCTGCTGGATGCCCCTACCTTTGCCAAGGTCATGGATCATTCCAAACACAG CGGCATGCTCTGCTCGCTATGGAGTATGTCAGTGGAGGGACCCTAAGAAATGTCATCAAGAATGCCGGCCAGCTGGAGAAGGACTTAGTAACGTAA